The bacterium DNA segment CGTGACGCCGCCCAAGACCTGGGACCAATTCCTCGCCGTCCTCAAGGCCCTCAAGGACAAGGGCGTGACGCCCCTGGCCAACGGAGGAAAAGAGGGGTGGACGCTTGAGATCGCGATGGGGGTACTGGGTCCCAACTTCTACGGCGGGTCGAACTTCTACGAGGCCGTCACGCGCGGGCAAACCACGTTCAAGAGTCCCCAGTTTACCTCCGCGCTCGCCAAGATGGGGGAGATCCGGCCGTACATGCCTCAGGGGTTCATGGGCGTCGCCTACACGGATATGCAGCAACTGTTCATCAACGAACAGGCGGCGATGTTCATCGGGGGCATCTGGGAGCTCGGCTACTTCAAGAGCCAGAACGCGTCCCTCGACATCGGCGTGATGCCGGGGCCGGTGGCGCGTGATGGGGACACGCCGTGGGTCAGCAGTTACGACGACGGCAACTACGGGGTGAACGCCAAGAGCCCGAACCAAGCGGTCGCGCTGAAGTTCATCCGGTTCACGGCCTCCCGGGAATGGGGGCAGGCGTTCACGGACCAGCTCAAGCAGATCTCCGCCGTCCCGGGGGTCGAGATTCACGATCCGCAACTCCAAGTGGTCCAGACCTGGATGCGGCATGCCACCCCGTACATCATGCTTGTCGGATTCCGGTGGAAGAACCCGACCGGCAGCGAGCTGATCCAAAACGATCTGCAGGGGCTGTTTTCCGGCAAGATGACACCGCAGCAGGTTGGCGAGGATCTGACGAAGGGTCTGGCCACCTGGTTTGAGCCCTTCAGGGGGCAATAGCGCGCACACCTCCGCGAGCGTGGGGGCCGGGGCGATGTCGTTCCCCGGCCCGCGCCGTTTCTCTTACCGTGTGAGTCAGGCGCTGTGGGTCGCGGCATGCCTCGCGCCCGCGCTCATCCTGTTCACCATCGTCGTCGCCTACCCAATCGCCGGCGCGATGGCGTACAGCCTCTTTCGCTGGGACGGGATCGTGCGAGGCGCCTTTAGTGGTCTCGCTAATTTT contains these protein-coding regions:
- a CDS encoding extracellular solute-binding protein, producing MGRRVVTLLLVAVFAVGLWPGAVTGQAKIAMTFWSWRGEDKAFYESMIKKFEGQNPGVSIEFQTYKPTEYNTVLSAAMQAGKGPDIVHLRAYGALQPFARPEFLVPLEDKVPELKTFARQWLDGARSRADGKVYGVPFAVQTLVIFYNKKLFKSAGVTPPKTWDQFLAVLKALKDKGVTPLANGGKEGWTLEIAMGVLGPNFYGGSNFYEAVTRGQTTFKSPQFTSALAKMGEIRPYMPQGFMGVAYTDMQQLFINEQAAMFIGGIWELGYFKSQNASLDIGVMPGPVARDGDTPWVSSYDDGNYGVNAKSPNQAVALKFIRFTASREWGQAFTDQLKQISAVPGVEIHDPQLQVVQTWMRHATPYIMLVGFRWKNPTGSELIQNDLQGLFSGKMTPQQVGEDLTKGLATWFEPFRGQ